The genomic DNA CGTACAAGGACATCCACTGTAAAAGGGTGAGAGACATGGCATAGGCCAGGCATAACAtaaaacagacacacattcatGGGGGGGGAAAAAAGTGCTTGTGCTACATCAGTTTGCTATTTCACCAACGGTGTCACTACCACATATACCTTGACCTGGACATCCTGTATAGCTTTACTCCtgaccacttctctctctccttcttcaggCATATTTTACCGCAAGTCCTGCGCCTCGTCTGGGGCATGCCTCATATCCTCATCAGGCTACCAGCAGTTCTGCACTGGAAGGATCAACTCTGTGTGCATCTCCTGCTGTAACACACCGCTCTGCAATGGGCCCCGGAAGAAGAACCGCCCGGTCCCGTCGGCCGCGACCTCTTCATTTTCCTCCCTTCTTTTTCTTCTGGTCTCCCTCACgctggtctctctttctctgacataGACCTAGAGGCGTCCATTTGTCCCCTCCTCTACTCGAAGATAACACTAGAGTATTATGAGAGTAcatataggctacagtacataACCGTACGTAGTGTATTGGCTACATCAAGACTCTAGTGTCGTCTTTGGAGAGGAATCCTATACAAGAGACTATCACAGGAGGTgggtggcaacttaattggggagaacgggctcgtggtaatgactggatcAGAATGAGTATCAAAGAAATCaagcacatggtttccaggtgtttgatggtATTCCATTTGctcaattccagccattattatgagccgttctcccctcagcagcctcctgtggactCTACAGCGTCGTCTTTGGATCAGATACTCAAGAGCTTAAGACTCTTCGGGAAGGATCCCCTTTTATAATCCTGGTGTTTTGAGTTTTTGAGAACTGAATGCTTGCCATTGCCTCCTTCTTCTTCGTCC from Salvelinus sp. IW2-2015 linkage group LG27, ASM291031v2, whole genome shotgun sequence includes the following:
- the LOC111953265 gene encoding ly6/PLAUR domain-containing protein 1-like, which translates into the protein MLLLIYATLLGIFLKTGYALQIQCYQCEEVKNNECSTPEFIVNCTVNVQDMCQKEVLVKKDGIFYRKSCASSGACLISSSGYQQFCTGRINSVCISCCNTPLCNGPRKKNRPVPSAATSSFSSLLFLLVSLTLVSLSLT